A single region of the Streptomyces diastaticus subsp. diastaticus genome encodes:
- a CDS encoding dihydrofolate reductase family protein, protein MGYIASGISMSLDGFVTGPGPTRDRPLGERGEVLHRWLDEPMAPSDRVHLAGMRGRTGAVVMGRNGYAPYEGTAAGPLGTTPCVVLTHSPPKPDEVGAPELFTFVTGGIAEALERAGELAGGKDVVLHGASPVQQALRAGLVDELYVSLTPVILGSGTRLFDNLEGVHVQLERLQVVMSPGVTHLRFQVRR, encoded by the coding sequence ATGGGATACATCGCCTCAGGCATCTCCATGTCACTCGACGGCTTCGTCACCGGCCCCGGACCCACCCGCGACCGCCCGCTCGGCGAGCGCGGGGAGGTGCTGCACCGCTGGCTGGACGAGCCGATGGCGCCGAGCGACCGCGTCCACCTCGCGGGGATGCGCGGCCGGACCGGCGCCGTCGTCATGGGCCGCAACGGCTACGCCCCGTACGAGGGGACGGCCGCGGGCCCGCTCGGCACCACCCCCTGCGTCGTCCTCACCCACAGCCCGCCCAAGCCCGACGAGGTCGGCGCGCCCGAGCTGTTCACCTTCGTCACCGGCGGCATCGCCGAGGCGCTGGAGCGGGCCGGGGAGCTGGCGGGCGGCAAGGACGTCGTGCTGCACGGCGCCTCCCCGGTCCAGCAGGCGCTGCGCGCGGGCCTCGTCGACGAGCTGTACGTGAGCCTCACCCCGGTGATCCTCGGTTCGGGGACCCGCCTCTTCGACAACCTGGAGGGGGTCCACGTCCAGCTGGAGCGGCTCCAGGTGGTGATGTCGCCGGGCGTGACGCACCTGCGCTTCCAGGTCCGCCGGTAG
- a CDS encoding sigma factor-like helix-turn-helix DNA-binding protein, whose product MSSRTDRPTHPAGGPRAHRAPAFRKAGTQAPAAVTAAEEKGDAAHLDGLFTYCLAILHDHDLAHAALAEVVALATRHGSRPARGPAGRRAWLYALARWVCRRELAEAEAGRAPAHAAGHTTPAGGPDAAGPGGHHRDPDRRRAAELARLAWPEAAGTSPEQREALELSVRHGLTTEEIAAVLGADPGATRALLAAAFCEVERTRAALSVVERGTCPSVARLTGDRRVLLSAALRTELVRHVDDCPRCRRAAERAEAAAPWPGTARPVPGPLPLVAPDRSALAAAFPAGARPYRVVRTSPRFNRAGFPMDPRDRAARRERMRARAVTTTLVATVVAAPVLALWAAYRGAPLTGEVQDGRPVAASESGDPDVTHGPGADGHYENTGSTRPTDRPDVSVEVTVPGVPPEGPDQGALTVDARHTRGGTLVTLTATGGTSVDWSARAGSAWLGLSRTSGTLAPGETVTLRVFVHAEREPRGHWSARIAIGPHGAVVTVRGHGGTPGRPGPPGTAPPGTGAPGPTDPGTPRPTDPGPSDPGPTDPGPTDPEPSDPGPIPSAPDPTEPDPPDPGPTDPGDGETGG is encoded by the coding sequence ATGAGCAGCAGGACCGATCGCCCCACCCACCCCGCCGGCGGGCCCAGGGCGCACCGCGCCCCCGCTTTCCGGAAGGCCGGAACGCAGGCCCCGGCCGCCGTCACCGCCGCCGAGGAGAAGGGCGACGCCGCCCATCTGGACGGCCTGTTCACCTACTGCCTCGCCATCCTCCACGACCACGACCTCGCCCACGCCGCCCTGGCGGAGGTGGTCGCCCTCGCCACCCGGCACGGCTCCCGCCCCGCCCGCGGCCCGGCCGGCCGCCGCGCCTGGCTCTACGCCCTGGCCCGCTGGGTGTGCCGTCGCGAACTGGCCGAGGCGGAGGCCGGCCGCGCCCCGGCGCACGCCGCCGGGCACACGACCCCGGCGGGGGGGCCCGACGCGGCGGGCCCGGGCGGGCACCACCGCGACCCCGACCGGCGGCGCGCCGCCGAACTGGCGCGGCTGGCCTGGCCCGAGGCCGCCGGGACCAGCCCCGAGCAGCGCGAGGCCCTGGAGCTCTCCGTCCGCCACGGCCTGACCACCGAGGAGATCGCCGCCGTGCTCGGCGCCGACCCGGGCGCCACCCGCGCCCTGCTCGCCGCCGCCTTCTGCGAGGTCGAGCGCACCAGGGCCGCGCTCAGCGTCGTCGAGCGCGGCACCTGCCCCAGTGTCGCCCGCCTCACCGGCGACCGCCGGGTCCTGCTCAGCGCGGCCCTGCGCACGGAACTGGTCCGCCACGTCGACGACTGCCCGCGGTGCCGCCGGGCCGCCGAGCGCGCCGAGGCCGCCGCCCCCTGGCCCGGCACCGCCCGGCCGGTGCCGGGGCCGCTCCCGTTGGTCGCCCCCGACCGGTCCGCGCTGGCCGCCGCGTTCCCCGCCGGTGCCCGGCCGTACCGCGTGGTGCGTACCTCTCCCCGCTTCAACCGCGCGGGCTTCCCGATGGATCCCAGGGACCGCGCCGCCCGCCGCGAGCGGATGCGGGCCCGAGCGGTCACCACCACCCTGGTCGCCACGGTCGTCGCCGCGCCGGTGCTCGCCCTCTGGGCGGCCTACCGGGGTGCGCCGCTCACCGGCGAGGTGCAGGACGGGAGGCCGGTGGCTGCCAGTGAGAGCGGCGACCCGGACGTGACGCACGGCCCCGGTGCCGACGGCCACTACGAGAACACCGGCAGTACCCGTCCCACCGACCGCCCCGACGTCTCCGTCGAGGTCACCGTCCCCGGAGTACCGCCCGAAGGGCCGGACCAGGGGGCCCTGACCGTCGACGCCCGGCACACACGCGGCGGCACCCTCGTCACTCTCACCGCCACCGGCGGGACCTCCGTGGACTGGTCCGCACGGGCGGGCTCGGCCTGGCTCGGGCTGAGCCGGACCTCCGGCACCCTGGCTCCTGGCGAAACGGTCACTCTCCGGGTCTTCGTCCACGCCGAGCGCGAGCCCCGCGGCCACTGGAGCGCCCGTATCGCCATCGGCCCGCACGGAGCGGTGGTCACCGTCCGGGGCCACGGCGGCACCCCCGGCCGCCCCGGCCCGCCGGGTACCGCCCCACCGGGCACCGGCGCCCCCGGCCCGACCGACCCGGGCACCCCGAGGCCCACCGACCCCGGTCCCTCGGACCCGGGCCCGACCGACCCCGGCCCGACCGACCCCGAGCCCTCCGACCCGGGGCCGATCCCTTCCGCACCGGACCCGACCGAGCCCGACCCGCCGGACCCGGGGCCGACCGACCCCGGGGACGGAGAGACGGGAGGGTAG
- a CDS encoding Ppx/GppA phosphatase family protein — MRLGVLDVGSNTVHLLVVDAHPGARPLPAHSHKVDLRLAQLLDATGAIAPEGVERLVAGVRDALAAAEDKGVEELLPFATSAVREAANGEEVLARVHEETGVVLRVISGEDEARLTFLAARRWYGWSAGRLLVLDIGGGSLEIAYGTDEEPDVCASLPLGAGRLTAGRLPGDPPQAEDVRALRKDIRTQIARVVGEFSRFGTPDHVVATSKTFKQLARLAGAARSADGLYVQRELKRKSLEEWVPRLVAMPAAERALLPGVSEGRAAQLPAGALVAEAAMDLFGVETLEICPWALREGVILRHLDHLPAE; from the coding sequence ATGAGACTCGGTGTCCTCGACGTGGGATCGAACACGGTGCATCTGCTGGTGGTCGACGCCCACCCCGGCGCGCGCCCGCTGCCCGCGCACTCCCACAAGGTCGATCTGCGCCTCGCCCAGCTCCTGGACGCGACCGGCGCGATCGCGCCGGAGGGGGTCGAGCGGCTGGTCGCCGGCGTCCGTGACGCCCTGGCCGCCGCCGAGGACAAGGGTGTCGAGGAACTGCTGCCGTTCGCCACCTCGGCGGTCCGGGAGGCGGCCAACGGCGAGGAGGTGCTGGCCCGCGTCCACGAGGAGACCGGCGTCGTGCTGCGGGTCATCTCCGGCGAGGACGAGGCCCGCCTCACCTTTCTCGCCGCCCGTCGCTGGTACGGCTGGTCGGCCGGGCGGCTGCTCGTCCTCGACATCGGCGGCGGCTCCCTGGAGATCGCCTACGGCACGGACGAGGAGCCGGACGTCTGCGCGTCCCTGCCGCTCGGCGCCGGGCGGCTCACGGCCGGACGGCTGCCCGGGGATCCGCCGCAGGCCGAGGACGTACGAGCGCTGCGCAAGGACATACGGACGCAGATCGCGCGGGTGGTCGGTGAGTTCAGCCGCTTCGGCACCCCTGACCACGTCGTCGCCACCTCGAAGACCTTCAAGCAACTGGCGCGGCTGGCCGGCGCGGCACGCTCCGCCGACGGGCTGTACGTCCAGCGCGAGCTGAAGCGGAAGTCGCTGGAGGAGTGGGTGCCCCGGCTGGTGGCCATGCCGGCCGCCGAGCGGGCGCTGCTGCCCGGCGTCTCGGAGGGCAGGGCGGCCCAGCTCCCCGCGGGCGCCCTGGTCGCCGAGGCGGCGATGGACCTCTTCGGCGTGGAGACGCTGGAGATCTGCCCGTGGGCACTCCGCGAGGGCGTCATCCTGCGGCATCTGGACCACCTGCCGGCGGAGTGA
- a CDS encoding NmrA/HSCARG family protein, protein MTIAVLGATGGQGGAVTAALLRTGHQVRAMVRDPGSVRAQVLAGAGVSLVEGDLTDVEALTTLFRSTRAAFAVTTPFQDGLEAEKEQGAAVVRAAERAGLPHLVLSSVAGADQHTGVPHFETKAHTERLLAVADVPSTVVAPTYFYENALGPGGGVAAGSVALPLGPETRLQQVARHDLGHVVAAIVAAPDAWAGERIELAGDDPTGPQMAAAIGAATGRELEFRSTSLEAVREADPDMGAMWGFLAEHGYDVDIPALHARFPGVPWTTYADWAAAQHWPEER, encoded by the coding sequence ATGACCATCGCGGTACTCGGCGCCACCGGCGGTCAGGGCGGTGCGGTCACCGCCGCCCTGCTGCGGACAGGTCACCAGGTCAGGGCCATGGTGCGGGACCCGGGCAGCGTCCGCGCCCAGGTCCTCGCCGGGGCGGGCGTCTCCCTCGTCGAGGGCGACCTCACCGATGTCGAGGCGCTGACCACGCTCTTCCGCTCCACCCGCGCCGCCTTCGCCGTCACCACCCCCTTCCAGGACGGCCTGGAGGCCGAGAAGGAGCAGGGCGCCGCCGTGGTCCGGGCCGCCGAGCGGGCGGGGCTGCCGCACCTCGTCCTCTCCTCCGTCGCCGGGGCCGACCAGCACACCGGTGTCCCGCACTTCGAGACCAAGGCGCACACCGAGCGCCTCCTCGCCGTCGCCGACGTGCCCTCCACCGTCGTCGCCCCCACCTACTTCTACGAGAACGCCCTCGGCCCCGGCGGCGGGGTCGCGGCAGGTTCCGTGGCGCTGCCCCTCGGCCCGGAGACCCGGCTCCAGCAGGTCGCCCGCCACGACCTCGGCCATGTCGTCGCCGCGATCGTCGCCGCCCCGGACGCCTGGGCCGGAGAGCGGATCGAGCTGGCGGGAGACGATCCCACGGGGCCGCAGATGGCCGCCGCGATCGGCGCCGCCACCGGCCGCGAGCTGGAGTTCCGCTCCACGTCCCTGGAGGCGGTCCGCGAGGCCGACCCGGACATGGGCGCCATGTGGGGCTTCCTCGCCGAGCACGGCTACGACGTCGACATCCCCGCCCTGCACGCCCGCTTCCCCGGGGTGCCGTGGACCACCTACGCCGACTGGGCCGCGGCCCAGCACTGGCCCGAGGAGCGCTGA
- a CDS encoding sugar phosphate isomerase/epimerase family protein — MAEPAVRIPDAKVALSTASVYPESTATAFEIAARLGYDGVEVMVWTDPVSQDIDALRRLSDYHRIPILAVHAPCLLITQRVWSTDPWTKLQRAKSAAERLGASTVVVHPPFRWQRQYAKDFVSGIWRMANETDVRFAVENMYPWRYRDREMLAYAPDWDVTKDDYRHFTVDLSHTATARTDALDMVDRMGDRLAHLHLADGAGSNKDEHLVPGRGTQPCAETLERLAARGFDGHVVIEVNTRRAMSSAEREADLAEALAFTRLHLAATPSPRTPGPGR, encoded by the coding sequence GTGGCAGAACCAGCGGTGCGCATCCCCGATGCGAAGGTCGCCCTGTCGACGGCCTCGGTCTACCCGGAGTCGACGGCGACGGCCTTCGAGATCGCCGCGCGCCTGGGCTACGACGGTGTCGAGGTGATGGTCTGGACCGACCCGGTCAGCCAGGACATCGACGCGCTGCGCCGGCTCTCCGACTACCACCGGATACCGATCCTCGCCGTCCACGCCCCCTGCCTGCTGATCACCCAGCGGGTCTGGTCCACCGACCCCTGGACCAAGCTCCAGCGGGCCAAGTCCGCCGCCGAGCGCCTTGGCGCGTCCACCGTCGTCGTCCACCCGCCGTTCCGCTGGCAGCGCCAGTACGCCAAGGACTTCGTCTCCGGGATCTGGCGGATGGCGAACGAGACGGACGTCCGCTTCGCCGTCGAGAACATGTATCCCTGGCGTTACCGCGACCGCGAGATGCTCGCCTACGCGCCCGACTGGGACGTCACCAAGGACGACTACCGGCACTTCACCGTCGACCTGTCGCACACCGCGACCGCCCGCACCGACGCCCTCGACATGGTCGACCGGATGGGCGACCGCCTCGCCCATCTCCACCTCGCCGACGGCGCCGGGTCCAACAAGGACGAGCACCTCGTCCCCGGACGCGGCACCCAGCCCTGCGCCGAGACCCTGGAACGGCTCGCCGCCCGTGGCTTCGACGGCCACGTCGTCATCGAGGTCAACACCCGGCGCGCCATGTCCAGCGCCGAACGCGAGGCCGACCTCGCCGAGGCCCTGGCCTTCACCCGCCTCCACCTGGCCGCCACCCCGTCGCCGCGCACCCCCGGCCCCGGCCGGTGA
- a CDS encoding TetR/AcrR family transcriptional regulator — MTPDAPRRRGRPSRRTADGTPAARDRILAAAREEFSARGYDRTPIRRIAQAAGVDPALVHHYFGTKDEIFAAAVDLSLELPAKALPALLADGPDGVGERVARLFLGFWEDPATRGPVLAVVRSALTHEAARDIMRRFVLRNLLEHVAAQVPVPGPTLRAELAASQLIGVAMLRYVLELEPLASADVETVIATVAPTLQRYLTDPDAVPAAGA, encoded by the coding sequence GTGACACCGGACGCCCCCCGCCGCCGGGGACGCCCCTCCCGCCGTACGGCCGACGGGACTCCGGCCGCCCGTGACCGCATCCTGGCCGCCGCCCGCGAGGAGTTCTCCGCCCGCGGCTACGACAGGACCCCGATCCGTCGGATCGCCCAGGCCGCGGGCGTCGACCCGGCCCTCGTCCACCACTACTTCGGCACCAAGGACGAGATCTTCGCCGCCGCCGTCGACCTCTCCCTGGAACTCCCCGCCAAGGCCCTCCCCGCCCTCCTCGCCGACGGCCCCGACGGCGTCGGCGAACGCGTCGCCCGCCTCTTCCTGGGCTTCTGGGAGGACCCGGCGACCCGCGGGCCCGTGCTGGCGGTGGTCCGCTCCGCCCTCACCCACGAGGCGGCCCGCGACATCATGCGCCGCTTCGTCCTGCGCAACCTGCTGGAGCACGTCGCCGCCCAGGTCCCCGTCCCCGGCCCCACGCTCCGCGCCGAACTGGCCGCCTCCCAGCTCATCGGCGTCGCCATGCTCCGGTACGTGCTGGAGCTGGAGCCGCTCGCCTCCGCCGACGTCGAGACCGTCATCGCCACGGTCGCCCCGACCCTCCAGCGGTACCTGACCGACCCGGACGCCGTCCCGGCCGCCGGCGCCTGA
- the ilvD gene encoding dihydroxy-acid dehydratase, which yields MPELRSRTVTHGRNMAGARALMRASGVASEDIGKPIIAVANSFTEFVPGHTHLQPVGRIVSEAIKAAGAVPREFNTIAVDDGIAMGHGGMLYSLPSRDLIADSVEYMVEAHCADALICISNCDKITPGMLMAALRLDIPTIFVSGGPMEAGQATLVDGTVRKLDLVNAISDAVDESVSDEDILRIEENACPTCGSCSGMFTANSMNCLTEAIGLSLPGNGSVLATHTARKALYERAGATVVELAKRYYQDDDASVLPRNIATREAFENAMALDIAMGGSTNTILHLLAAAQEAELGYDLTDIDAVSRRIPCLAKVAPNVAPGGTYYMEDVHRAGGIPALLGELYRGGLLNENVHTVHSATMDEWLKTWDVRGGSPSAEALDLWYAAPGCRRSAEAFSQSERWDSLDTDAAGGCIRSVEHAYSEDGGLAVLRGNIAADGCVVKTAGVDESIWTFEGPAVVCESQEEAVDKILRKEITHGDVVVIRYEGPKGGPGMQEMLYPTSFLKGRGLGKTCALVTDGRFSGGTSGLSIGHASPEAASGGAIALVEDGDRIRIDIPQRSIELLVDDATLDARREALGGRYEPVARERKVSAALRAYAAMATSADKGAVRDVTKLG from the coding sequence ATGCCCGAGCTGAGGTCCCGCACAGTCACCCACGGCCGCAACATGGCGGGCGCCCGCGCCCTCATGCGGGCCTCCGGGGTAGCGAGCGAGGACATCGGCAAGCCGATCATCGCCGTGGCCAACTCCTTCACCGAGTTCGTCCCCGGGCACACCCACCTCCAGCCGGTCGGCCGGATCGTCTCCGAGGCGATCAAGGCGGCGGGCGCGGTGCCCCGCGAGTTCAACACCATCGCGGTGGACGACGGCATCGCCATGGGGCACGGCGGCATGCTGTACTCCCTGCCCTCCCGCGACCTCATCGCGGACTCGGTGGAGTACATGGTCGAGGCGCACTGCGCCGACGCGCTGATCTGCATCTCCAACTGCGACAAGATCACCCCGGGCATGCTGATGGCCGCCCTGCGGCTCGACATCCCGACGATCTTCGTCTCCGGCGGCCCCATGGAGGCCGGCCAGGCCACCCTCGTCGACGGCACCGTCCGCAAACTCGACCTGGTCAACGCGATCAGCGACGCGGTCGACGAGTCCGTCTCCGACGAGGACATCCTCCGCATCGAGGAGAACGCCTGCCCGACCTGCGGTTCGTGTTCCGGCATGTTCACCGCCAACTCGATGAACTGCCTCACCGAGGCCATCGGCCTCTCCCTCCCGGGCAACGGCTCGGTCCTCGCCACCCACACCGCCCGCAAGGCGCTCTACGAGCGGGCCGGCGCCACCGTGGTCGAGCTGGCCAAGCGGTACTACCAGGACGACGACGCCTCGGTCCTGCCGCGCAACATCGCCACCCGCGAGGCCTTCGAGAACGCCATGGCGCTCGACATCGCCATGGGCGGCTCCACCAACACCATCCTCCACCTGCTGGCCGCCGCCCAGGAGGCCGAGCTCGGCTACGACCTGACCGACATCGACGCCGTCTCGCGCCGCATCCCCTGTCTCGCCAAGGTCGCCCCGAACGTCGCCCCCGGCGGCACGTACTACATGGAGGACGTGCACCGCGCCGGCGGCATCCCCGCTCTCCTCGGCGAGCTGTACCGCGGCGGGCTGCTCAACGAGAACGTCCACACCGTCCACTCCGCCACCATGGACGAGTGGCTGAAGACCTGGGACGTGCGCGGCGGCTCCCCGTCCGCCGAGGCCCTGGACCTCTGGTACGCCGCCCCCGGCTGCCGACGCTCCGCCGAGGCGTTCTCCCAGTCCGAGCGGTGGGACTCGCTCGACACGGACGCGGCCGGCGGCTGCATCCGCTCCGTCGAGCACGCCTACTCCGAGGACGGCGGCCTCGCCGTGCTGCGCGGCAACATCGCGGCCGACGGCTGCGTCGTCAAGACCGCCGGCGTCGACGAGTCGATCTGGACCTTCGAGGGCCCGGCCGTCGTCTGCGAGTCGCAGGAGGAGGCCGTCGACAAGATCCTCCGCAAGGAGATCACCCACGGCGACGTGGTCGTCATCCGCTACGAGGGCCCCAAGGGCGGCCCCGGCATGCAGGAGATGCTCTACCCGACCTCCTTCCTGAAGGGCCGGGGGCTCGGCAAGACCTGCGCGCTCGTCACCGACGGCCGCTTCTCCGGCGGCACCTCGGGCCTCTCCATCGGCCACGCCTCCCCGGAGGCGGCCTCCGGCGGTGCCATCGCCCTGGTCGAGGACGGCGACCGCATCCGCATCGACATCCCGCAGCGCTCCATCGAACTGCTGGTGGACGACGCCACCCTCGACGCCCGCCGCGAGGCCCTGGGCGGCCGCTACGAGCCCGTCGCCCGGGAGCGCAAGGTCTCCGCCGCCCTGCGCGCCTACGCCGCGATGGCGACCAGCGCCGACAAGGGCGCGGTCCGCGACGTGACGAAGCTGGGCTGA
- a CDS encoding DUF4287 domain-containing protein, translating into MAESVKGPASYFPSIEKRYGRPVAQWQEMIRASPLTRHLELVAWLKAEHGLGHGHANALVAHTLAEGRAARR; encoded by the coding sequence ATGGCGGAGAGCGTGAAGGGTCCGGCCAGTTACTTCCCGTCGATCGAGAAGAGGTACGGGCGTCCGGTGGCCCAGTGGCAGGAGATGATCCGTGCCTCGCCGCTGACCCGGCACCTGGAGCTGGTCGCCTGGCTCAAGGCCGAGCACGGGCTGGGGCACGGTCATGCCAACGCGCTCGTCGCGCACACCCTCGCCGAGGGGCGCGCCGCGCGGAGGTGA
- a CDS encoding ABC transporter ATP-binding protein: MNKKEPPPRDAPAPAVTATALTVARGSRTVLDDLHFTVERGQVTGLLGPSGCGKTTLMRAVVGTQAKATGTLDVLGHPAGDPRLRHRIGYVTQAPSVYDDLTVRQNLDYFAAVLDPGRRATARRAETVTRAVADVDLTSHADALAGQLSGGQRSRVSLAVALLGAPELLVLDEPTVGLDPVLRRDLWNLFHRLAADRGTTLLVSSHVMDEAERCHRLLLMREGRVLAEGTPEALRTRTRRDTVEEAFLHLVDAAGHPATTPEEHTP, encoded by the coding sequence ATGAATAAAAAGGAGCCTCCACCCCGCGACGCCCCCGCCCCGGCCGTCACCGCCACCGCCCTCACCGTCGCCCGAGGCTCCCGCACCGTCCTGGACGACCTCCACTTCACCGTGGAACGCGGCCAGGTCACCGGCCTCCTCGGTCCCTCCGGCTGCGGCAAGACCACCCTCATGCGCGCCGTCGTCGGCACCCAGGCCAAGGCCACCGGCACCCTCGACGTCCTCGGCCACCCGGCCGGCGACCCCCGCCTGCGCCACCGCATCGGCTACGTCACCCAGGCACCCTCCGTCTACGACGACCTGACCGTCCGGCAGAACCTCGACTACTTCGCCGCCGTCCTCGATCCGGGCCGCCGCGCCACCGCCCGCCGCGCCGAGACCGTCACCCGCGCCGTCGCCGACGTGGACCTCACCTCGCACGCCGACGCCCTCGCCGGGCAGCTCTCCGGCGGCCAGCGCAGCCGGGTCTCCCTCGCCGTCGCCCTGCTCGGCGCACCCGAACTCCTCGTCCTCGACGAACCGACCGTCGGCCTCGACCCCGTGCTCCGCCGTGACCTCTGGAACCTCTTCCACCGCCTCGCCGCCGACCGCGGCACCACCCTCCTCGTCTCCTCCCACGTCATGGACGAGGCCGAACGCTGCCACCGCCTCCTCCTCATGCGCGAGGGCCGCGTCCTCGCCGAGGGCACCCCCGAGGCCCTGCGCACCCGCACCCGCCGCGACACGGTCGAGGAAGCCTTCCTGCACCTGGTCGACGCCGCCGGCCACCCGGCGACGACCCCCGAGGAGCACACCCCGTGA
- a CDS encoding ABC transporter permease → MTSTATPARPTAFSAARTLATAARVLRQLRHDPRTIALLLLVPCVMTALLRYVFDGSPRTFDAIGASLLGIFPLITMFLVTSIATLRERTSGTLERLLALPLGKADLIAGYALAFGALAVVQSALATALSVWLLGLDVTGSPWVLLLVAVLDALLGTALGLFVSAFAASEFQAVQFMPAVIFPQLLLCGLFTPRERMHPALEAVSDVLPMSYAVDAMNEVLTRTGVTATFVRDIGVVAGCALLVLALGAATLRRRTT, encoded by the coding sequence GTGACATCCACCGCCACCCCGGCGCGCCCCACCGCCTTCTCCGCTGCCCGCACCCTCGCCACCGCCGCCCGCGTCCTGCGCCAGCTCCGCCACGACCCACGCACCATCGCCCTGCTGCTCCTGGTGCCCTGCGTGATGACCGCGCTGCTCCGCTACGTCTTCGACGGCAGCCCGCGCACCTTCGACGCCATCGGCGCCTCCCTGCTCGGAATCTTCCCGCTCATCACGATGTTCCTGGTCACCTCCATCGCCACCCTGCGCGAACGGACCTCGGGCACCCTGGAACGCCTGCTCGCCCTGCCGCTCGGCAAGGCCGACCTCATCGCCGGCTACGCCCTCGCCTTCGGAGCCCTCGCCGTCGTCCAGTCCGCCCTCGCCACCGCGCTCTCCGTCTGGCTCCTCGGTCTGGACGTCACCGGCTCCCCCTGGGTCCTGCTCCTGGTCGCCGTCCTCGACGCGCTGCTCGGCACCGCTCTGGGCCTCTTCGTCTCGGCCTTCGCCGCCTCCGAGTTCCAGGCCGTCCAGTTCATGCCGGCGGTGATCTTCCCGCAGCTGCTGCTCTGCGGCCTGTTCACCCCGCGCGAGCGCATGCACCCCGCCCTGGAAGCCGTCTCCGACGTCCTGCCGATGTCGTACGCCGTCGACGCGATGAACGAGGTCCTCACCCGTACGGGCGTCACCGCGACCTTCGTCCGCGACATCGGCGTCGTCGCCGGCTGCGCCCTGCTCGTCCTGGCCCTCGGCGCCGCCACCCTGCGCCGCCGCACCACCTGA
- the proC gene encoding pyrroline-5-carboxylate reductase encodes MTQKVAVLGTGKIGEALLSGMIRAGWSPADLLVTARRPERADTLRERYGVTPVTNAEAAKTADTLILTVKPQDMGALVEELAPHVPADRLVISGAAGIPTAYFEERLAAGTPVVRVMTNTPALVDEAMSVISGGTHANPAHLAIAQEIFGGVGKTLRVPESQQDAATALSGSGPAYFYFLVEAMTDAGILLGLPRSQAHDLIVQAAIGAAVMLRDSGEHPVKLREAVTSPAGTTINAIRELENHGVRAALIAALEAARDRSRELASGKG; translated from the coding sequence ATGACCCAGAAAGTCGCAGTGCTCGGCACCGGCAAGATCGGCGAGGCCCTGCTCAGCGGAATGATCCGCGCCGGCTGGTCTCCCGCCGACCTCCTCGTCACCGCCCGCCGCCCCGAGCGCGCCGACACCCTCCGCGAGCGCTACGGCGTCACTCCGGTCACCAACGCCGAGGCGGCCAAGACCGCCGACACCCTGATCCTCACCGTCAAGCCGCAGGACATGGGCGCCCTCGTCGAGGAGCTGGCCCCGCACGTCCCCGCCGACCGACTCGTCATCAGCGGCGCCGCCGGCATCCCCACCGCGTACTTCGAGGAGCGCCTCGCCGCAGGCACACCCGTGGTCCGCGTCATGACCAACACGCCCGCCCTGGTGGACGAGGCGATGTCGGTGATCTCCGGCGGTACGCACGCCAACCCGGCGCACCTCGCCATCGCCCAGGAGATCTTCGGCGGCGTCGGCAAGACCCTGCGCGTCCCCGAGTCCCAGCAGGACGCCGCCACCGCCCTCTCCGGCTCCGGCCCCGCCTACTTCTACTTCCTGGTCGAGGCGATGACCGATGCCGGCATCCTGCTCGGACTGCCCCGCTCCCAGGCCCACGACCTCATCGTGCAGGCCGCGATCGGCGCCGCCGTGATGCTCCGCGACAGCGGCGAACACCCCGTGAAGCTCCGCGAGGCCGTGACCTCCCCGGCCGGCACCACCATCAACGCCATCCGCGAACTGGAGAACCACGGCGTCCGCGCCGCCCTGATCGCCGCTCTGGAGGCCGCCCGCGACCGCAGCCGCGAACTGGCCTCCGGCAAGGGCTGA